Proteins from one Pseudomonas sp. KBS0710 genomic window:
- a CDS encoding Lrp/AsnC family transcriptional regulator: protein MDTKANGPHSSPTLDRIDEAIIDVLRHQGRITYEKLSSLVHLTPRPCLERVRKLERRGVIRGYGAIIDVQMVSPGLSLLVLVALSNQSGRSAQKAFEACVKACPQVFECQLISGPFDYSLRMRCRDMEHYRVLTETWLNNDELHIDKLVAHPELAVVKNTATELA from the coding sequence ATGGATACCAAGGCCAACGGACCCCACTCTTCGCCCACGCTGGACCGCATCGATGAGGCGATCATCGATGTGCTGCGCCATCAAGGGCGTATCACTTACGAAAAGCTTTCCTCGCTTGTACACCTGACGCCCAGGCCGTGCCTGGAACGGGTACGCAAGCTGGAGCGGCGCGGGGTGATCCGGGGTTATGGGGCGATCATCGATGTGCAAATGGTTTCGCCGGGGCTGTCGCTGCTCGTGCTGGTGGCCTTGTCCAATCAAAGCGGGCGCTCGGCGCAGAAGGCCTTTGAGGCCTGCGTCAAAGCCTGTCCGCAGGTGTTCGAGTGCCAACTGATCAGCGGGCCGTTCGACTACAGCCTGCGCATGCGCTGCCGGGATATGGAGCATTACCGGGTGCTGACGGAGACTTGGTTGAATAACGATGAGCTGCACATCGATAAGTTGGTAGCGCACCCGGAGTTGGCGGTGGTCAAAAACACCGCGACCGAACTGGCCTGA
- a CDS encoding ABC transporter ATP-binding protein, whose product MNQSAQALAAYPVDEPVAQPATAAIKLQVEGIHKRYGDHEVLKGVSLNARNGDVISLIGASGSGKSTMLRCINFLEQPDAGVITLDGISIEMRQGRAGARAPHQEQLQNLRTRLAMVFQHFNLWSHMTVLENITMAPRRVLNVSAAEAEKRARLYLDKVGLPGRVADQYPAFLSGGQQQRVAIARALAMEPEIILFDEPTSALDPELVGEVLKVIQTLAEEGRTMLMVTHEMGFARQVSSQVLFLHQGRVEEHGGAEILDHPNSERLQQFLSNRLK is encoded by the coding sequence ATGAATCAGTCCGCGCAGGCCCTGGCCGCTTACCCTGTTGACGAACCCGTTGCCCAACCGGCAACCGCTGCGATCAAGCTTCAAGTCGAAGGCATCCACAAACGTTACGGCGACCACGAAGTGCTCAAGGGCGTGTCCCTCAACGCACGCAACGGCGACGTCATCAGCCTGATCGGCGCCAGCGGCTCGGGCAAAAGCACGATGCTGCGCTGCATCAACTTTCTCGAACAGCCGGACGCCGGGGTCATTACCCTGGACGGCATCAGCATCGAAATGCGCCAGGGCCGCGCCGGGGCCCGTGCCCCCCATCAAGAGCAGCTGCAAAACCTGCGCACCCGCCTGGCCATGGTGTTCCAGCACTTCAACCTGTGGAGCCACATGACCGTGCTGGAAAACATCACCATGGCTCCGCGTCGGGTGTTGAACGTCAGCGCGGCAGAGGCAGAAAAACGCGCGCGCCTGTACCTGGACAAGGTCGGCCTGCCCGGCCGCGTGGCCGATCAATACCCGGCGTTTCTGTCCGGCGGCCAGCAACAACGCGTGGCCATCGCACGGGCATTGGCGATGGAGCCGGAAATTATTCTGTTCGATGAACCGACCTCAGCGCTGGACCCGGAACTTGTAGGAGAAGTCCTCAAAGTCATACAGACGTTGGCCGAGGAAGGTCGTACCATGCTGATGGTCACCCACGAAATGGGCTTTGCCCGCCAGGTGTCCAGCCAAGTGCTGTTTTTGCACCAGGGCCGAGTCGAGGAACACGGCGGCGCCGAGATCCTCGACCATCCCAACAGCGAACGCTTGCAGCAATTTCTTTCCAACCGTTTGAAGTGA
- a CDS encoding ABC transporter permease encodes MIELFQQYGLAYLFSDGTGLSGVAMTLWLFIISVVAGFVLSIPLALARVSQHVWLRWPVEVYTYLFRGTPLYIQLLICYTGLYSLEVVQDNALLNQFFRNALNCTLLAFVLNTCAYTVEIFAGAIRNIPHGEIEAARAYGLHGWRLNLFVVVPAALRRALPAYSNEMILMLHATSLAFTATVADILKVARDANAETFLTFQAFGIAALLYMLLSFALVGLFRLAERRWMRFLVPTRG; translated from the coding sequence ATGATCGAACTGTTCCAGCAATACGGCCTGGCCTATCTGTTCAGCGATGGCACAGGGTTGTCCGGGGTTGCCATGACCTTGTGGCTGTTCATCATCTCGGTGGTCGCAGGGTTTGTGCTGTCGATCCCGCTGGCGCTGGCGCGCGTCTCGCAGCACGTGTGGTTGCGCTGGCCGGTAGAGGTCTACACCTATCTGTTTCGTGGCACGCCGCTGTATATCCAATTGCTGATTTGCTACACCGGGCTGTACAGCCTGGAGGTGGTGCAGGACAACGCGCTGCTCAATCAGTTTTTCCGTAATGCGCTCAACTGCACCCTGCTGGCGTTTGTGCTCAACACCTGCGCCTACACCGTGGAAATCTTCGCCGGGGCGATCCGCAACATTCCCCACGGCGAAATCGAAGCCGCGCGTGCTTATGGCCTGCACGGCTGGCGCCTCAACCTGTTTGTGGTGGTGCCCGCCGCGCTGCGCCGTGCGCTGCCGGCCTACAGCAATGAAATGATCCTGATGTTGCACGCCACTTCGCTGGCGTTTACCGCCACCGTCGCCGATATCCTCAAGGTCGCCCGCGACGCGAATGCCGAAACGTTCCTGACGTTCCAGGCCTTCGGCATCGCCGCCTTGCTCTACATGCTGCTGTCCTTTGCACTGGTGGGCCTGTTCCGACTGGCCGAACGTCGCTGGATGCGTTTTCTTGTTCCTACCCGAGGCTAA
- a CDS encoding ABC transporter permease, translated as MNEFLNLQGYGPMLAQGAWMTLKLALLALALSLALGLMAAGAKLSSVKWLRVPATLYTTLIRSVPDLVLILLIFYSLQLWLNDLSEVFGWGYFEIDPFTAGVITLGFIYGAYFTENFRGAILSVPAGQLEAATAYGLSRWQRFHLVLFPQLMRFALPGLGNNWLVLLKSTALVSIIGLSDLVKAAQNAGKTTNEPLYFLILAGLVYLLITTLSNRIFKRLERRYNLGIKGMAR; from the coding sequence ATGAACGAATTCCTCAACCTGCAAGGCTACGGCCCGATGCTGGCCCAGGGTGCCTGGATGACGCTCAAGCTGGCGTTGCTGGCGCTGGCCCTGAGCCTCGCCCTGGGCTTGATGGCCGCCGGTGCCAAGCTTTCGAGCGTCAAATGGCTGCGCGTGCCCGCCACCCTCTACACCACGCTGATCCGCAGCGTGCCGGACCTGGTGCTGATCCTGCTGATTTTTTACAGCCTGCAACTGTGGCTCAACGACCTGAGCGAAGTGTTCGGCTGGGGCTACTTTGAAATCGATCCGTTTACTGCCGGGGTGATCACCCTGGGGTTTATCTACGGCGCGTATTTCACCGAGAACTTTCGCGGCGCGATTCTCAGTGTGCCGGCCGGGCAACTGGAAGCCGCCACCGCCTACGGCCTGAGCCGCTGGCAGCGCTTTCACCTGGTGCTGTTCCCGCAACTGATGCGCTTTGCCCTGCCAGGCCTGGGCAACAACTGGCTGGTGCTGCTCAAGTCCACGGCACTGGTGTCGATCATCGGCCTGTCAGACCTGGTCAAGGCCGCGCAAAACGCCGGTAAAACCACTAATGAGCCGCTGTACTTCCTGATCCTCGCGGGCCTGGTGTACCTGCTGATCACCACCCTCTCCAACCGCATCTTCAAGCGCCTCGAACGGCGCTACAACCTCGGCATCAAGGGGATGGCGCGATGA
- a CDS encoding ABC transporter substrate-binding protein, with protein sequence MTPLRSLFAALLLPLYASVAHAQDWKEIRFGVFPEYPPFESVAADGSLQGFDIELGNAICAKLEVKCTWVHNEFDGMIPALRARKFDAIMSSMAVTPAREKVIDFSDRLFLSPTSVITRKNADFGDTPESLKGKQVGVLQGSLQEAYARAHLAKLGAQIKAYQSQEQNYADLQNGRLDATLTDKLEAQLNFLSKPEGADYKSGPAFKDPTLPLDIAMGLRKNDADLRALINKGIAAVQADGTYAQIQKKYFGDQDIYNE encoded by the coding sequence ATGACTCCATTGCGATCACTCTTCGCCGCGTTGCTGTTGCCACTGTACGCCAGCGTCGCCCACGCCCAGGACTGGAAAGAAATCCGCTTCGGCGTATTCCCCGAGTACCCACCCTTTGAGTCAGTCGCCGCCGACGGCAGCCTGCAAGGTTTTGATATCGAGCTGGGCAACGCCATCTGCGCCAAGCTCGAAGTCAAATGCACCTGGGTGCACAACGAATTCGACGGCATGATCCCGGCGCTGCGCGCGCGCAAGTTCGACGCGATCATGTCTTCCATGGCCGTGACCCCGGCGCGTGAGAAAGTCATCGACTTCAGCGACCGCCTGTTCCTCAGCCCCACCTCGGTGATCACGCGTAAAAACGCCGACTTCGGCGACACGCCGGAATCGCTCAAAGGCAAGCAGGTCGGCGTGCTGCAAGGCTCGCTGCAGGAAGCCTATGCACGTGCGCACCTGGCCAAGCTCGGCGCGCAGATCAAGGCGTACCAGTCCCAGGAGCAGAACTACGCCGACCTGCAGAACGGCCGCCTCGACGCCACCCTGACCGACAAGCTCGAAGCCCAGCTCAACTTCCTGTCCAAGCCTGAAGGCGCCGACTACAAGAGCGGCCCGGCCTTCAAGGACCCGACCTTGCCGCTGGACATCGCCATGGGCTTGCGCAAGAACGACGCCGACCTGCGTGCGCTGATCAATAAGGGCATCGCCGCCGTACAGGCCGATGGCACCTATGCACAGATCCAGAAGAAGTACTTCGGCGATCAGGATATCTACAACGAATAG
- a CDS encoding ornithine cyclodeaminase — MTRYIDVNDLSYLVSQKGLQTCISEMAEYIRADYLRWQDFEKCARLANHSPDGVIELMPVSDASLYAFKYVNGHPKNTLAGMLTVMAFGALGDVDTGKPVLLAEMTLTTAIRTAATSALVARYLARDNSRSMALIGNGSQSEFQALAFHAMLGITEIRLFDIDAKATAKLAANLKAFPAIKVILAASVADAVKGADIVTTVTADKAYATILTDDMIEPGMHLNAVGGDCPGKTELDRRIVERARVIVEYEPQSRIEGEIQHMPDDSPVTELWQVINGQQPGRENARQVTLFDSVGFAIEDYSALRYVLDVAKALDVGSTLELVPDLADPKDLFARLAQQPRVQHKKRA; from the coding sequence ATGACCCGTTATATCGACGTCAACGACCTCAGCTACCTGGTTTCACAAAAAGGCCTGCAAACCTGCATCAGCGAGATGGCCGAATACATCCGCGCCGACTACCTGCGCTGGCAGGACTTCGAAAAGTGCGCGCGCCTGGCCAACCATTCGCCGGACGGCGTGATCGAGTTGATGCCGGTGTCCGACGCCTCGCTGTACGCCTTCAAGTACGTTAACGGTCACCCGAAAAACACCCTGGCCGGCATGCTCACGGTGATGGCCTTTGGCGCCTTGGGCGATGTCGACACCGGCAAGCCGGTGCTGCTGGCGGAAATGACCTTGACCACCGCGATCCGCACCGCCGCCACCTCGGCCCTGGTGGCCCGTTACCTGGCCCGCGACAACAGCCGCAGCATGGCGTTGATCGGCAACGGCTCGCAAAGCGAGTTTCAGGCCCTGGCCTTCCACGCCATGCTCGGCATCACCGAAATCCGCCTGTTCGATATCGACGCCAAGGCCACCGCCAAGCTGGCGGCCAACCTCAAGGCGTTCCCGGCGATCAAAGTGATCCTGGCCGCCAGCGTGGCCGACGCGGTCAAAGGCGCGGACATCGTCACCACCGTCACGGCGGACAAGGCTTACGCCACCATCCTCACCGACGACATGATCGAACCGGGCATGCACCTTAATGCCGTGGGCGGTGACTGCCCCGGCAAAACCGAGCTGGACCGCCGCATCGTCGAGCGCGCCCGGGTGATCGTCGAGTACGAACCGCAAAGTCGCATCGAAGGTGAAATCCAGCACATGCCCGACGATTCGCCAGTGACCGAACTGTGGCAAGTCATCAATGGCCAGCAGCCTGGCCGCGAGAACGCGCGCCAAGTCACGCTGTTCGACTCGGTGGGTTTTGCCATCGAAGACTATTCGGCCCTGCGTTACGTGCTGGACGTGGCCAAGGCGCTGGATGTGGGCAGCACACTTGAACTGGTGCCGGACCTCGCCGACCCGAAAGACCTGTTCGCGCGCCTGGCCCAACAGCCACGCGTACAGCACAAAAAGCGCGCCTGA
- the ctlX gene encoding citrulline utilization hydrolase CtlX, translating to MQTTNTVLMIRPARFAFNPDTAINNRFQRQPLDPLSAQQKALQEFDGYVDTLRQHGVEVLVVQDTPAPHTPDSIFPNNWWSSHADGSLVLYPMEGQNRRLERNKGVLQVLEQRFAIHSTIDLSHLEQQNIFLEGTGSMVLDRQHRISYACHSGRTHQDALRQFAERLDYQLCVFHAVDRHHAPIYHSNVMMSVGRDLSVVCLQALPDTNERQGLERSLRDTGKDILALDFDQLEAFAGNMLEVHDRDGQPLLVMSASAWSALHPAQRTHVERHTRPVVVNIDNIERIGGGSARCMLAEVHLPARASFQ from the coding sequence ATGCAAACCACAAACACCGTCTTGATGATTCGCCCGGCGCGCTTTGCCTTCAACCCGGACACCGCGATCAACAACCGCTTCCAACGCCAGCCACTGGATCCTCTGAGCGCGCAGCAAAAAGCGCTGCAAGAGTTCGACGGCTATGTCGACACCCTGCGCCAACATGGCGTGGAGGTGCTGGTGGTGCAGGACACCCCGGCACCCCACACGCCCGACTCGATCTTCCCTAACAACTGGTGGAGCAGCCACGCCGACGGCAGCCTGGTGCTGTACCCGATGGAAGGCCAGAACCGACGACTGGAGCGCAACAAAGGCGTGCTGCAAGTACTGGAGCAACGTTTTGCGATCCATAGCACCATCGACCTGAGCCACCTCGAACAACAGAATATCTTCCTCGAAGGCACCGGCAGCATGGTGCTCGACCGCCAGCACCGCATCAGCTATGCCTGCCACTCCGGGCGTACCCACCAAGACGCCCTGCGCCAGTTCGCCGAACGCCTCGACTACCAACTCTGCGTCTTCCACGCCGTCGACCGCCACCACGCACCGATCTACCACAGCAACGTGATGATGAGTGTTGGCCGCGATCTTTCGGTGGTGTGCCTGCAAGCCTTACCGGATACCAACGAGCGCCAGGGCCTGGAACGCTCGCTGCGCGATACCGGCAAAGACATCCTCGCCCTCGACTTCGACCAGCTCGAAGCCTTCGCCGGCAACATGCTCGAAGTCCACGACCGCGACGGCCAGCCGCTGCTGGTGATGTCGGCCAGCGCCTGGAGCGCCCTGCACCCGGCCCAGCGCACGCATGTAGAACGCCACACCCGCCCGGTGGTGGTGAACATCGACAACATCGAACGCATCGGCGGCGGCAGTGCCCGCTGCATGCTGGCGGAAGTGCACCTGCCCGCCCGCGCCTCATTTCAATAA
- a CDS encoding GNAT family acetyltransferase produces MSTAVRLAQPTDAEGISQVILAALHSSNARDYPADVIARVASNFTPDAVLALLQRRVVLVATQDQVIVATAALDSNVVRSVFVNPALQGQGIGRLLMIEIELRAVEAGVTVLSVPSSLTAEPFYTKLGFHTVRDVYHGNERTLVMEKALLSRHPIGPYRDRPHRSQVVALWQQAFGYDTAHNLPSLAIDKKLAVNDGLFFVATDKKAVIGTILAGYDGHRGWLYSVAVHSDYRRQGLGASLVRYAEQALTALGCMKINLQITGGNDAVVGFYEALGYGVEPRISMGKKIAVNIPKQS; encoded by the coding sequence ATGTCTACCGCTGTTCGTCTTGCCCAACCCACCGATGCCGAGGGCATCAGCCAGGTTATTCTGGCGGCCTTGCACAGCAGTAATGCGCGGGATTACCCGGCGGATGTAATTGCCCGGGTTGCCAGCAACTTCACGCCCGACGCCGTGCTGGCCTTGCTCCAGCGCCGGGTGGTGCTGGTGGCGACCCAGGATCAGGTGATCGTCGCCACCGCCGCCCTTGATAGCAATGTGGTGCGCTCGGTGTTCGTCAACCCGGCGTTGCAAGGGCAGGGCATTGGCCGGCTGCTGATGATCGAGATTGAGCTGCGTGCCGTTGAAGCCGGGGTGACGGTCCTGAGCGTGCCATCGTCGCTGACGGCCGAGCCGTTCTATACCAAGCTGGGTTTTCACACGGTGCGCGACGTTTACCATGGCAACGAACGCACCCTGGTGATGGAGAAGGCCTTGTTATCGCGCCATCCCATCGGGCCATATCGAGATCGTCCGCACCGATCCCAGGTGGTGGCGCTGTGGCAGCAGGCGTTTGGCTATGACACTGCGCATAACCTGCCAAGCCTGGCAATCGACAAAAAGCTGGCGGTCAACGATGGGCTGTTCTTTGTAGCGACGGATAAGAAGGCCGTGATCGGCACTATTCTGGCCGGCTATGACGGGCATCGCGGCTGGTTGTATTCGGTAGCGGTGCACAGCGATTATCGTCGGCAGGGCTTGGGCGCTTCATTGGTGCGCTATGCCGAGCAGGCACTGACTGCGTTGGGTTGCATGAAGATCAACCTGCAGATCACCGGTGGCAATGACGCGGTAGTGGGGTTCTACGAGGCGTTGGGGTATGGGGTGGAGCCGAGGATCAGTATGGGCAAGAAGATTGCGGTGAATATTCCCAAGCAATCTTAA
- a CDS encoding branched-chain amino acid aminotransferase: MGNESINWDKLGFDYIKTDKRFLQTWKNGEWQAGTLTDDNVLHISEGSTALHYGQQCFEGLKAYRCKDGSINLFRPDQNAARMQRSCARLLMPHVTTEDFIEACKQVVKANERFIPPYGSGGALYLRPFVIGTGDNIGVRTAPEFIFSVFAIPVGAYFKGGLVPHNFQISTFDRAAPQGTGAAKVGGNYAASLMPGSEAKKSGFADAIYLDPMTHSKIEEVGSANFFGITHDNQFITPKSPSVLPGITRLSLIELAQTRLGLKVVEGEVFIDKLDLFKEAGACGTAAVISPIGGIQYNGKLHVFYSETEVGPITQALYKELTGVQTGDVEAPEGWIVKV; the protein is encoded by the coding sequence ATGGGTAACGAAAGCATCAATTGGGACAAGCTGGGTTTTGACTACATCAAGACCGACAAACGGTTTCTCCAGACCTGGAAAAACGGCGAGTGGCAAGCGGGCACCCTGACCGACGACAACGTGCTGCACATCAGCGAGGGCTCGACGGCCCTGCACTATGGCCAGCAGTGCTTTGAAGGCCTCAAGGCCTACCGCTGCAAGGACGGCTCGATCAACCTGTTCCGTCCGGACCAGAACGCCGCCCGTATGCAACGCAGCTGCGCACGCCTGCTGATGCCGCATGTAACCACCGAAGACTTCATCGAAGCCTGCAAACAAGTGGTCAAGGCCAACGAGCGGTTCATCCCGCCGTACGGCAGTGGCGGCGCGCTGTACCTGCGCCCGTTCGTGATCGGCACCGGTGACAACATCGGCGTGCGTACCGCACCGGAGTTTATCTTCTCGGTGTTCGCCATCCCGGTCGGCGCCTACTTCAAAGGCGGCCTGGTACCCCACAACTTCCAGATCTCCACCTTCGACCGCGCCGCGCCACAAGGCACCGGTGCCGCCAAGGTCGGTGGCAACTATGCCGCCAGCCTGATGCCGGGTTCGGAAGCGAAGAAATCCGGTTTCGCCGACGCGATCTACCTGGACCCGATGACCCATTCAAAAATCGAGGAAGTCGGTTCGGCCAACTTCTTTGGTATCACCCACGACAACCAGTTCATCACGCCGAAGTCGCCTTCGGTGCTGCCAGGCATCACCCGCCTGTCACTGATCGAATTGGCCCAGACCCGCCTGGGCCTCAAAGTGGTCGAGGGCGAAGTGTTCATCGACAAACTGGACCTGTTCAAGGAAGCCGGCGCCTGCGGTACCGCTGCGGTGATTTCGCCGATCGGTGGCATCCAGTACAACGGCAAGCTGCACGTGTTCTACAGCGAAACCGAAGTGGGCCCGATCACCCAGGCGCTCTACAAAGAGCTGACCGGCGTGCAGACCGGTGACGTTGAAGCGCCAGAAGGTTGGATCGTCAAGGTCTGA
- the lpdA gene encoding dihydrolipoyl dehydrogenase — MPQTLNTTLLIIGGGPGGYVAAIRAGQLGIPTILVEGQALGGTCLNIGCIPSKALIHVAEQFQQTVHHSQGSQLGIEVDVPTLDIRKSVEWKDGIVDRLTTGVAALLKKHKVQVIHGWAKVVDGKTVDVGDQRIQCEHLLLATGSKSVNLPMLPIGGPIISSTEALAPTRVPKRLIVVGGGYIGLELGIAYRKLGAEVSVVEAQERILPAYDGELTLPVAESLKQLGVKLYLSHSVTGFENNSLQVRDPNGDTLSLETDQVLVAVGRKPNTQGWNLEALNLAMNGAAIKIDNRCQTSMRNVYAIGDLSGEPMLAHRAMAQGEMVAELISGKHREFNPAAIPAVCFTDPELVVVGKTPDEAKAAGLDCIVSSFPFAANGRAMTLESKTGFVRVVARRDNHLIVGWQAVGVGVSELSTAFGLSLEMGSRLEDVAGTIHAHPTLGEAVQEAALRALGHALHL, encoded by the coding sequence ATGCCTCAGACATTGAACACCACGCTGCTGATTATCGGCGGCGGCCCTGGCGGTTATGTGGCGGCGATCCGTGCCGGCCAACTGGGCATCCCGACCATTCTGGTCGAGGGCCAGGCGCTCGGCGGCACGTGCCTGAACATCGGCTGCATTCCCTCCAAGGCCTTGATCCATGTGGCCGAGCAGTTCCAGCAAACCGTGCACCACAGCCAGGGTTCGCAGTTGGGTATTGAAGTGGATGTGCCGACCCTGGACATCCGCAAGAGCGTGGAATGGAAAGATGGCATTGTTGACCGCCTGACCACCGGCGTGGCCGCGTTGCTCAAGAAGCACAAAGTGCAGGTGATCCACGGCTGGGCCAAGGTGGTCGACGGCAAGACCGTCGACGTCGGCGACCAGCGCATTCAGTGCGAGCACCTGCTGCTGGCCACCGGTTCGAAAAGCGTCAACCTGCCGATGCTGCCGATTGGCGGGCCGATCATCTCTTCGACCGAAGCACTGGCACCGACCCGCGTGCCCAAGCGCCTGATTGTGGTGGGTGGCGGCTATATCGGCCTGGAGCTGGGCATTGCCTACCGCAAGCTCGGCGCTGAGGTCAGTGTGGTCGAGGCGCAGGAGCGCATCCTGCCCGCCTACGACGGCGAGCTGACGCTGCCGGTGGCCGAATCGCTCAAGCAGCTGGGGGTCAAGCTGTACCTCAGCCACAGCGTCACCGGTTTCGAAAACAACAGCCTGCAGGTACGTGACCCGAATGGCGACACGCTGTCGCTGGAAACCGATCAGGTGCTGGTGGCCGTGGGCCGCAAACCCAACACTCAGGGCTGGAACCTCGAAGCGCTGAACCTGGCGATGAACGGTGCGGCGATCAAGATCGACAACCGTTGCCAGACCAGCATGCGCAATGTGTACGCCATCGGCGACCTGAGCGGCGAGCCGATGCTGGCGCACCGGGCCATGGCCCAGGGCGAGATGGTTGCCGAACTGATCAGCGGCAAACACCGCGAATTCAACCCGGCGGCGATCCCGGCAGTGTGCTTTACCGACCCGGAGCTGGTGGTGGTCGGCAAGACCCCGGACGAAGCCAAGGCGGCTGGCCTGGACTGCATCGTGTCGAGCTTCCCGTTCGCGGCCAATGGCCGGGCGATGACTTTGGAGTCGAAAACCGGCTTCGTGAGGGTGGTGGCACGGCGTGACAACCACCTGATTGTCGGCTGGCAGGCTGTGGGCGTTGGTGTGTCCGAGCTGTCCACCGCTTTTGGCCTGAGCCTGGAAATGGGCTCGCGCCTGGAAGATGTGGCGGGCACCATCCATGCGCATCCGACTTTGGGTGAAGCGGTGCAGGAAGCTGCTTTAAGAGCTTTGGGGCACGCGTTGCACCTGTGA
- a CDS encoding dihydrolipoamide acetyltransferase family protein gives MGTHVIKMPDIGEGIAEVELSVWHVKVGDLVVEDQVLADVMTDKAMVDIPSPVHGKVISLGGEPGEVMAVGSILISIEVEGAGNAKDVPVVAEPVKAAPVVEARTAPVVETQPVATPAAAPVARAADERPLASPAVRKHALDAGIQLRLVQGSGPAGRVLHEDLDAYLQQGATKASATANPYAERNTEEQIPVIGMRRKIAQRMQDATRRAAHFSYVEEIDVTALDELRVHLNEKHGATRGKLTLLPFIVRAMVVALRDFPQINARYDDEAQVITRLGAVHVGVATQSDVGLMVPVVRHAEARSLWGNAEEIARLASAARNGKASRDELSGSTITLTSLGALGGIVSTPVLNLPEVAIVGVNRIVERPMVIKGQIVVRKMMNLSSSFDHRVVDGMDAAQFIQAIRGLLEQPASLFLE, from the coding sequence ATGGGCACGCACGTTATCAAGATGCCGGACATTGGCGAAGGCATCGCAGAAGTTGAACTGTCGGTATGGCATGTAAAGGTCGGCGATCTGGTGGTTGAAGACCAGGTGTTGGCGGATGTGATGACCGACAAGGCGATGGTGGACATTCCCTCGCCGGTGCACGGCAAAGTGATTTCTCTGGGCGGCGAGCCGGGTGAAGTCATGGCGGTGGGCAGTATTTTGATCAGCATTGAAGTGGAAGGCGCCGGGAATGCCAAGGATGTGCCGGTGGTGGCTGAGCCGGTGAAAGCAGCCCCCGTGGTTGAAGCCAGAACAGCGCCAGTGGTTGAAACACAGCCGGTAGCCACGCCCGCTGCTGCTCCGGTAGCCCGTGCCGCCGATGAACGCCCATTGGCTTCACCTGCCGTGCGCAAACACGCGCTGGATGCCGGCATTCAACTGCGTCTGGTACAGGGCAGCGGCCCGGCGGGTCGGGTGCTGCACGAAGATCTGGACGCTTACCTGCAACAAGGTGCAACCAAGGCTTCGGCAACCGCCAACCCATACGCCGAACGCAACACTGAAGAACAGATCCCGGTGATCGGCATGCGCCGCAAGATCGCCCAGCGCATGCAAGACGCCACCCGCCGCGCCGCGCATTTCAGCTACGTGGAAGAAATCGACGTCACGGCGCTGGACGAGTTGCGTGTACACCTCAATGAGAAGCACGGTGCCACTCGCGGCAAGCTGACACTGCTGCCCTTCATCGTGCGCGCCATGGTCGTGGCGTTGCGGGACTTCCCGCAGATCAACGCCCGTTATGACGACGAAGCCCAAGTCATCACGCGCCTGGGCGCGGTGCATGTGGGCGTCGCTACCCAAAGCGATGTGGGCCTGATGGTGCCGGTGGTACGTCACGCCGAAGCCCGCAGCCTGTGGGGCAATGCCGAAGAAATCGCACGTTTGGCCAGCGCCGCGCGCAATGGCAAGGCCAGTCGCGATGAGCTGTCGGGCTCGACCATCACCCTGACAAGCCTGGGCGCGTTGGGCGGCATCGTCAGCACGCCGGTGCTGAACCTGCCGGAAGTCGCCATTGTCGGCGTCAACCGCATCGTCGAACGGCCGATGGTGATCAAGGGCCAGATCGTCGTGCGCAAGATGATGAACCTCTCCAGCTCCTTCGATCACCGCGTGGTCGACGGCATGGACGCGGCGCAATTCATCCAGGCCATTCGTGGCCTGCTCGAACAACCCGCCAGCCTGTTTTTGGAGTAA